The region CCGCTGCAAAACGTCACCGCAGGCAGCACTTTCCTGATCGGTTCCGCAACAGGTGCAGCCCGTGCCCAACGCGCGCTGGCCTATATCTCTCCGAATATGGGGGGGGTGACAGTTGCAGTGAACTACTCAACTGCTCTGGCTGGTGTGGGTAACTTGACTGCACTTTCTACTACAGCTGTCGATCCTAAAACTTCCGCATTCTTGCTGTCGGCAAATTACGACAATGGCCCTTTGTCAGTCGGCGCTGTGTATACGGGCGCAACTGCTGGTACGACCTACCTGCCTGCGCTTGCCACAGAAACCTCTACATTATCGGCTACGGACATTGCGTTGGGTGCGTCGTATGACTTCACCGTGGTCAAGCTGTTTGCAACCTATCAGACATCCAAGACCGGCACGAACAACGTAGTTGTTACGTCGGGAACTAACAAGGCTATGTCCGTTAGTGCTGTAGCTCCAGTCGGCCCAGGCGCTATTGCGCTCAGCTATGCGAAGAACACTATAGATGCGAGCAGTACTCTGTCGAGCTTGTCTAAGGTCGGCACTGGAACTGATATGGGTGCTTCTGGCGTTACTTTGGCTTGGCTGCAAGGTCTGTCCAAGACAACAACGTTCTATGCTGCGTATACCAAAACGAGTCAAGGTACAAACACTCGTTCTTATAGCGTGATTAATGATGCGCTGGCAGGCACCAGCATGACCGCTGGCGGAAGCTCTTCCATGCTGGCAGTGGGTCTGAACAAGAAGTTCTAAGCACAAAAGCTTTAATCGGATTTTCCGGTGCAATACTGAACGGCCACCTTCGGGTGGCCGTATTATTTGACACTGTCTTGCCAATTGCTTAAATTGCCTAGGTTGCCACAGGAGGATGACATGTTGAATCTGGATAATCTGATTATTGAATTTGATAAAGGTCTGCGCACCTTGTTCGCCAAAGCGCCGACCGCGCGCCCCTATCCGGATGCTGATATCGCCGACTCGTCCCTGAGCGATTCGGAAAAGAAGCATGCAGCCGCGCTGATGCGCATCAATCACACCGGCGAAATATGCGCGCAGGCCTTGTACCAGGGCCAGGCGCTGACGGCGCGCGATCCGGGGGTGCAGGAGAAGCTGGAGCATGCGGCGTGGGAAGAAACCGAACATCTGGCCTGGACCTCGCACCGGGTGCACGAACTGGGTGGACGCTTGAGCCTGCTCAATCCGTTCTGGTACACCAGTTCGCTCGCACTAGGCGCATTGGCGGGTGCGCTGGGCGACAAATGGAATCTGGGTTTCCTGGCCGAAACCGAACGTCAGGTCGGTGCGCACCTGCAAAGCCATCTGGACAGTTTGCCGAAGCAGGACGCCAAGAGTCGCGCCGTGGCACAGCAAATGTACACGGATGAAGTCGGCCATGCCGATATGGCAGTGGAGCTGGGCGCGGCGGAATTGCCGTTGCCGGTGAAACTGGCGATGCGGGGTATGTCGAAGGTAATGACGAAGACGGTTTATTGGGTTTGACCGTCATTCCGGCCCTTCGATAAACTCAGGACAGGCTGACCTACGGTCAGGCCGGAATGACGAAAAGCTTATCCCTCCACGATCTCGAAATCGTGCGTCACCTTCGCCGTTTTCCCCAGCATGATGGAAGCAGAGCAGTATTTGTCGGCGGATAGCTTGATGGCGCGTTCGACTTGCTCGCGCTTGAGGTCTTTGCCCGTTACCACAAAGTGCAGGTGAATCTTCGTGAACACTTTGGGGTCGGTCTCGGCGCGGTCGGACTGGATGTCCACCACGCAATCGGAGATTTGCTGCCGCCCTTTTTTCAGGATGGTCACCACATCGTAAGCGGTGCAAGCGCCGGTGCCGATCAGCAACATCTCCATCGGTCGCGGTCCCAGGTTGCGACCGCCGCCGGCGGGCGGGCCGTCCATCACAACCGAGTGACCGCTCTCGGTCTCACCGATGAAGGAAACTTCTTCTACCCATTTGATGCGTGCTCTCATGTGACACTCCGTTGGTTGGTTTTGATGGAAGGCTGACGAGGACGTCGGCGCTCCAATGGCGGCTTCTGCTATGTCAGGATTTTAACTGATACCACAACATTCCAATTAATTCATGCAGGAATATCCGGCTGTCGCGTAAAGCATAGGCGTTCGGCACAAAAGCGAGCAAATCTGTCCGGTAGCGCGTGGTGTATCCGGTCGGGGCGGGAACGACCTGAAACCCGGCAGCCTGAAACGCCTGCACAGCACGTGGCATGTGCGAGGCGTGCGTGACAAGGTAGATGCGAGTGATGCCGACCCGTTGGAGCACCTGACGACACAGGCGCGCATTTTCCAGCGTGTTGTCCGAAGCCCCTTCAGACCACTGTACCGGAACATTGAATTCGTGTTCCAGCACCTGTTTCATCTGTTCCGCTTCGGAGGTGCTGTTGCCCAGCGGCGCGCCGCCAGTCACCAGGATGGGTTTCAATGTCTCACGGTACAGCTTGGCGGCATAGCGCAAGCGCTCCAGCGTATCCTTGTTTGTCGTATCGCCGCCGTATTCCGGCGCGTGAAAATAAGTGCCGCCACCCAGCACCACGATGGCATCTGCCTGCGGTCTTCTCGTGTCATTGACGAAGGGTTTGCCTTCCAATCCATGCAGCAAGGTTTCCGCAAAATAGGGTGTGGAGAGCAGCCACAGCAAGCCGAATGCCGTGGTCATCAGAATGCGGGCGATCAGCGGGCGTGAATGCCAGAGCCAAAGGCCGAGTGCCGCGATGAGCAGCAGATTGAGTGGCGGCAGCAGAAACGTGCCGATGAGGTTGGTGAAGAACCAGGACATTGCATATCTCGATCAGTTGAAAGCATGCGCATTATGGCAGAGCGTGCACGAGTACCCGAACGTCACAATAAAATCATCTGAACGTCATTAAAGTTTCGCATATCGCGGCGAAACTGCGAGGCATGAAAATTCTGCTCAAATACTGGCGCTGGTTGATTCCGCTGCTGTTGTGGAGTGCAGATGCCAATGCCTGGGGGCTATATACCCACGTCTATTTCGCCCAGATGCTGCTGTGGGCGGTCCCGCTCACCGACCCGCGCTATCGCCGCGCGATCAAATCGTTTCCCAAACTGGTGCTGGCCGGCGCCTGCCTGCCGGATCTCGCGTTGCTGAGCGAGCATTCCTGGGGCGAACCGTTTTCTACCACGCACCAATGGCAGCGGGCGCGAAAACTGTTGGACGATGCCAAGAGCGATGAGGAATATGCCCTCTCTCTGGGCTTCGTCAGTCACTTGCTGGTGGACGTGATCGCCCACAACCACTTTGTCCCCGCACACGAGAAGATGTGGGGAAATATCCCGATGCTGACACATGCGGCATGCGAGTGGGCAATGGACATGCACATTCGTGCACAACTCTTTGCGGAGCCCAGCGAGCTGATGCATGCGCATCGCGCAGAACTGGCGCAATACGTGGCACAGCATTTTTCCTGCTCGCACAATTTGGCCAAACGCGGTGTGAACATACTGGCGGGTGCAGAGAGTCTGCTGCGCACCAGCCGCTTGTCGCATCTGTGTTACCACGGGGCAAGCTTGCTCGACTCCGGGATGCAGCGCCGGTTCAACTATTATCTGAGCGAGACCGGTGCGAGATTGACGCACATCGACCGCATCCTGCTGGGCGAAGAACCGATATGGGACGCCAATCCGCATGCCGATGATCCCATACTGCGACAACGCATCGAGCTCGTCACGCCGCAGCAATTGCGCCATCGCATCCCGCTACCGCAGGACGTATTCAGCAAGGTTTAAGCTGCATTCCTCGCCAGTTTGAACTGGCCGATCGCCTCGAATAGTGCTCTGGAGGAATTGGCGAGGGTCTGCATTTCGTTGCCGGCCTGCTCGATATCGGTCGCGGTATTGGCGCTGATTGTTGCGACCGAGTTGATATTGAGCCAGATGTCTTCGCCCGCTGCCGACTGATCCTCGGTGGACGAGGCGATCTGGCGCATCATGTCGGTGACGATGAGCACGGAACTCTCGATCTGGCGCAGTAGTTGTCCCATGCCTTCCCCGTGCCGCACGCCTTGCGCTACTTCCTGCTTGGCCAGGGCCATGGCACGGGTCGCCTCGTCGGTTTCGCTTTCGATCAGCTGGACGATCTTGGTGATGTCTGCGGTGGCACTGGTGGTCCGTTCGGCCAATTTGCGCACCTCGCTGGCAACCACCGCAAAACCGCGCCCCTGTTCTCCCGCGCGCGCCGCCTCGATGGCCGCATTGAGCGCGAGCAGGTTGGTCTGTTCCGCGATCTCTTTGATCATGCTGCTGACGCTGCCAATGCGTTGGATGGCAATATTCAGTTCGTTCATGGTTTTTACGGAAGAGCCGACTGTTTGGTCGATCTGGCTCAGCGCAAGTATCGTGGACTGCCCGGTTTCGCTTCCGGACTGCACCAAAGCCAGGGTCTGCCTTGCTGCAGCGGAAGCCTGTGCCGCATTCGCGGCGATCGTCTTGATCGTGTTGCCCATGCCTTCGATGGCACCGCTCACCTGGAATACCTTGGCAGACTGTTCCTTGGCATTCGCGGTGACCGAGTGCGCCATCTGGCTGACCCCGTGAGCTGTCTTGTGGGTCTGGTTGGCCGAGACATGCACCTCGTGCAGGATGGTTTCGAAACGCGCAATGAAAGTGTTGATCGTGCCGGACAGATGGCTGATCTCGTCATTATTGTGCGATGTCAGCCGGCGGCTCAGGTCGCCGTTGTGCAGGTGATTGATTTCGTCGACGATGTGCTCCAGCCGTTTGCGCAGGTTGCGGCCGAACAGGGTTTCAGTGACCACGGTAATGATCCCCAGCGCCATCATCGGCAGCAAGACAATCCACAGTACCCGGCTCATGACACTATCTATCCTGTGTTCGGAAGCGAGTTCGATATCCTTGTTAGCGTCGACCAGCTTGTCCAGTTCCTGCACCATCGGGGAGAGGTACATACCGTAAAGCGAATCCGGAATTTGCAGCGCATCGGCGGGGCTGGTCGCGGCGATCTTGATCGCACCCTTGAATCCCTGGGCATATGCGCCCCATTGCGCGGACATCTTTTTAAGGGAATCGTGCAAGGCGGGCAGATCCGAGGAGTCGGAAACGCGCTTCAGCAATTCGCGCATGTGTGCGTCGGCTTGTTCAAGCTGTGCCGAAGTCTCGGCCGGAATCGGATCGCTGCGGCTGATAGCCAGGGCCGTCGCCTTGACCTCGATCAGGCTTTTGTCCATCGTCTGCATCGACTGATAGATGCGGAATTCCTGGCGCAATTGGTTCAGATTGATCATGACAAAAACGATCACGGTCAGCATGCCCAGCAGCGAGATACCCATCATCAGGCGCAACTGTTGTTGCAGGGTAAGAGATTTAAGCAATGCAGAAAGTCGCATCATGCGGAACCTCCGGAATGTGGAATGAAACGAAAAATCAGATCAGGAACGACAGACCCGCGATCATGCCGCCAAGTGCGGCGCCTGCCAGCACGTCGCTGGGATAGTGCAGGCCGAGTATCGGGCGCGACAGTCCGACCATCACGCTGAACGGCAGCACCAGCCAGATCAGCGCCGGGAAGTAGGCGATGGCGACGATGCTGAATGCCACTGCATGCATGGTGTGGCCAGAAGGGAAGCTGAACTGGTCCAGCGTCTTGCCGGCGCAGACGATGGCCGGATAGACATTGAACGGACGCGGGCGCAGGGTTTTACCCTTGATGAATTTGTAGCATGCCGTGCCGATCAATCCGACGACGATCATGTGAAATACGGCAGGAATTGCTGCACTTTGATATTGCAGCAGCAACACGATCATCAGCACATACCAGAACATTCCGTCGCCCAGGCGGCTGAACAGGCGAAACAGATTGCGCACCGTGAAGTTGCGGCTGCGCCTGTTGCAGAAGGCGCAGAGCTCCATATCCCAGGTTTTAATCTGTTGCAGCGGAAAGTTCAGGTTGGACATTTTGTACTCCCTGTTTGCGGACGGTATCGAGCAGTACCGCTTCCATCTCGCTCATGATGTGTTCCCAGGTCAGTGCTTCCACGGTCTGACGCGCGGCGATACGCAAGCGTTGCACTCGCTCCATGTCGGAGATCAGCCCCGTCGAGAGTTTGACGAAGGCATCGGTGTCGGCGAACGGCACCAGCAAACCGTTCTCGTCGTGGCGCATGTGCTGGCGTGCGGCGGCATAGTCGTATGCGACCGTGGCCAGGCCGCTGGCCATCGCCTCGACGGTCACGTTGCCGTAAGTCTCGGTCAGGCTGGGATAAAGAAAGATATCGCCGGAAGCGTAGTGCTGTGCCAGCGGTTCTCCGGTCAGCATCCCGGCGAAGATCACATGCGGGTGCTGTTTCTCCAGATCGGCGCGGGCCGGGCCATCGCCCACCATCACCAGACGTGCCAGCGGATTGACCTTGCGCATTTGCTCGAATGCCTGGATGACGACATGCAGGTTCTTTTCCGGGGCGATACGGCTAACCAGCATCACCACCGGAGTGCTTTCGTCGGCGTTCCATGAGGCGCGCAACTCGGCACTGCGCTTGGCGGGGTGGAACAGTTGCGCATCCACGCCGCGCGAAACCACGAATACGTTCTTGTACCCCTCGAATTCCAGCTGTTGCTGCAGCGAAACCGTGGGTACCAGCGTGCATGCTGCCTTGTTGTGGAAGTGGCGCAGATAGGCGGCAATGGGTTTCTTCAGCAGGCCGACGCCGTAGTGTTGCGAGTAGCTGTGGAAGTTGGTGTGGAAATCCGTGCTCACCGGGATGTTCAACTTGCGCGCGGCAGACAGGGCAGACCAGCCCAGCGGACCTTCGGTGGCAATATGCACGATATCGGGGCGCTGCAGCTTCCACAGGCGCATCAGCAAGCCCTTGGCGGGCAGCCCGGATTTCAGTTCGGGGTAACCGGGTATGGGCATGCCGGTCACCAGCGTTTCCGTGTAGCCATCCTCATTTGCTGCCACATCCTGCTTGAACTGGCGCGGGCGGATCATGTGGATGAGGTGCTGGCGTTTGCGCAAGCCCTGCACCATGCGGCCGATGGTGATGGCGACGCCGTTTACTTCGGGCAGGTAGGTTTCAGTGACCAGTGCGATATTCAGCGGCACCGGCGTATTGAGGTTCTGGTCTGGTGTATTCATGATGCGCATGCTGCCGCTCGCGCATGAATATTTGATTAAACCAATTTGAAAGTTTTATGACGGCACTTCTAGTGCAGCAGCACCAATCCCCATACCGCCAGCACATTGATCAGGCTTACCAGCACTGCCGAACTCCCGATGTCCTTTGCGCGCTTCGCGAGGTCGTGGTTCTCCAGCGAGATGCGATCGACGGTGGCCTCGATGGCGGAGTTAAGCAGTTCGATCATGATGACCAGCAACACGCTGGCGATCATCAATGCCTTGCCGAGATAAGCCACAGGCAACCACAATGCCAATGGAATGAGAATGGTGGCGAGCAGGACTTCCTGCCGGAATGCATCTTCGTGCTTGTAGGCGGCGCGAAACCCGGCCAGCGAATACCCGAAAGCATTCCACAAACGCACCAGACCTGTTTTACCCTTGTAAGGACTTTCCATCGAACGGCTCCTGAATTAATACACAAATGTGCAGCTGCGATATATCGGCGAAACTTCTCCAGCAAAAAGAACGCGCACCATACCGAGTGCGCGCAAAGGGGAGGCGGAATGAAACGGGAAAACTATGCGGCCTTCTTCATGAAATGTTTGGCGTAGCGTGCATTCATGCGCGATACCGGCATCAGGATGAACAGGTCGGCGCAGTTGAAATCCGGATCCCATGCCGGTTCGCCGGCGATGTAGGCGCCCAGGCGCAGGTAGCCCTTGATCAGCGGCGGGATGGTGACTTCCAGGTTCTGGTTCAGGGATTCCAGCGGCAGGCGGCAATGCGGGAACACGTGATATTCGGCGGGCGCACCGTGCAGCTTGTGCACCTTGTTGTAAACGCTGGCGGCGTAGTGTCCGCCGTCGCCCATGCTGATGCTGGCGCAGCCGATCAGGTATTCGTGGCCGTGCTTGCCGATGTAATCGGCCAGGCCGCTCCACAACTGGGTGATGGTCGATCCGTCACGGTAATCGGGATGCACGCAGGAACGGCCGACTTCCACCATGCGGTCGCGCAGGTGCATCAGACGCGACAGGTCGAATTCGGTCTCGGAATAATATCCGCCCGCGTTGACTGCCTGTTCCGGCGGCAGGATGCGATAAGTACCGACGACCTTGTCGTTACCGTGATCGCGTACAAGCAGGTGGTCGCAGAATTCGTCGAAGCGGTCGATATCGAGACCCAAAGCAGCGCTGGGCAATTTTGCGCCCATTTCTTCGGCGAACACCTTGTAGCGCACGCGCTGGGCTTCCGCCACTTCGGCAACGGTACGCGCCAGACTGAAAGTGAGTCTGCCTTGTGCTTCGCGGTGTTCTTGCTTGATCAGGTCCAGCATGGTGTTCTCCCGTTGAGTTGATGACGGAAGATTAGCGACCGTATGTTGCACCGGGGTTAAGGGAATATGAAAAATTGATTAAGCTATTTCAGCGGGTGGCTTACCACCTCTTGCGCAAGCGAAGGATGCAGCAATACACAGTAAAGCGACTGGAAATGTTGTTCGTTCCCGGCATGTTCGTGTGCAACTTCCAATTGAGAAGCTGATGCAGGTGCAGCGTGCATGGCGGCAAGCGTCGCGCTGATATGTTGCCGCACCGCGCCGGTCAGGTTGCGCCTGTCGGTGCCGCTCGCGTCCAGCGGGGGTGTGGCAACGAGCTGTACATGCAACTCGGCCGTACTCAGTATGTTCCACATTGAGGTGCCGAATGAAATTTCGTCTATATAGGCGGAAGCCAGGCAGTGCGTGCCTGACCTATCCTGATAACGGATGGCAATGGGATGCACCAGCGCTCCGGCATCGATGGCGGGTTGCAACAGCGAAGAATGGAAATGTTCGACCTTCAGTCCGTCGGTGGTGGTCCCTTCCGGGAAGATGGCCAGACATTCGCCGCGTTGCAGCAAGTCGACCAATTGCACATTGATGCGCGCCGCGGAACGCGCCTTGCCGCGTTCGATGAACAGGGTCTGCGCGCGCGCACACAACCAGCCGATGACCGGCCAGCGACGTACTTCGGATTTGGCCACGAAGCGCATCGGCACCACGGCATTGAGCACAAACACGTCCAGCCAGGAGATATGGTTGGTAACGATGAGGCCGTGGCGCAACGCGTGCAGCGGATCGCCTTCAGCGATTTCGATCCTGACGTTGAAGATATCCAGCAATCCGGCAGACCAGTTTTGCAGGATGCGTCGTCGTATCGCCAACCCAAACCACGGATAGGCGATCGCCAGCGTCAGGCCGTAGCCGATATGCAGCGCGACGCGCGCGGCGCGGAACAGGGCGATCAGTCGTCGGGTCAAAGTTTTTTACCGGTCATGCAATCGAAAATACGGAAAACGTGCAGAAATAATCCAGGGTTCCCCCCAGGCCTTGTGTGAACAGCATGCTGCGTATGCTGTGCAAGCGGTTATGTGTGACTTCCTTGTTGTCCTTGGCAAACAGTTTCATGGGGTCTCCTTCATTGTCTGGCAACGGTATTGCGTACTTCGATGAACAGGCTGTTGCCATTCGTCTTCTTTGCCATCTTCTTGGCATCGGTCATGGCGGCTGAAACTTCGTGATGGGACAGGAATTGGCGTGGCGCGACCTGGATTGCGCCGATGGACAAGCTGGTGAGCGGGTGGAATTTCACATTGCCGTCGCGCCCTTCGCTGTTGTAACCGCCTGCAGCAAGGTGTTCTTCCCTGAACAACAGTTCGGCGGCTTGCTCGAACGAGCGCAACGCCTGCTCGCAGCGCGCTTTCCAGTCACGGCTTTGCAACAGCAGAATAAAATCGTCGCCGCCGATGTGGCCGATGAAATCAAGCTTGGGGTCGCAGGCCCAGCTCAGGATGCGGCCCGTGAGCTGGATCATCTCGTCGCCCTTGCGGTAGCTGTAGGTATCGTTGAAGGGCTTGAAGTGATCGAGGTCGCAATAGCAGGCGACGAAAGGCGTATTCGCCAGCAGCAGTCGTTCGATATGTTCGTTGATCGGCACATTGCCCGGGAGCAGGGTCAGCGGATTGGCGTAACGCGCCGCTTCCAGTTGCATCTGCGTCAGTTCACGCAACAGGTCCTGGCCGGAAGAAACGCCGATATAGCGCCCGTTCTCGGTGATGATGAAACCGTCGGCAAAATGGCGGCTGTCCGCCTCGGCCATGAAGTGGCTGAGCTCTTCGATGGGCATGCCTTTTTCCACCAGCAGCGGATCGCCCTGGATCAGGTCGCTGCAGGGTTTCTTGCTGTGCAGTTCGCGCTGGAACGGCTTGGAGAAACGGTCAATGAAGTGATATCGGTTGATCAGCCCGAGCGGCACGCTGTTCTTGACGACCGGAATGATGCGCAGCGCCGGGTTGACATTGAAGCGCTCGAAGATGTGGTCGATCAGCGTGTCGGGGTGTACCGGTTCGACATAGGTCAGCAGCTTGTGTGCCGTGGTTTGCGAACGCTGGTAGAAATCGGCCTTGGGAAACAGGGCGATGTTGGATGAATTGATGATGCGGCTGGTCTCGGTGGATGCCAGCAGCGGCGGCGTGGGACTGGGTCGCGCGATGAAATACCCCTGTCCCAACGCGATGCCGATGTCCTTTACCACGCGCAACTCTGCTTCGGTCTCCACGCCTTCCGCGATCACATGCGTGCCGCAGCTTTCGGCGATATGCTGGATGGATTTCAGGAACTGCAGCTTGATCGGGTCGTGATCCACCCCCTGCACGAAATGCATGTCGATCTTGATGAACTCGGGGCGCAACTCCGACCACAGGCGCAGGCTGGAAAATCCCTCGCCCAGGTCGTCGATGGCGATCTTGAAGCCCATTCCGCGGTAATGCAGCAAGGCATCGCGCATGCCCTCGAAATCGAAGGTCGGCTGGTTCTCGGTGATCTCAATGATCACGCGCGCCGGATCGAGCCCTAGCTGTTTCAGGAACGCCAGCGTCTGGCCGTCCTTGAAACTGGGATTGGTCAACGTCTCCGGGCTGACGTTGAGGAACAGGTTGCCCGGCAAGCTGAGTTTCGCGAATGTCTCCAGTACGACCTGGCGCGAAAGCATCTCCAGTTCCAGTTGCAGGCCCTGTTGTTCCGCCGCACCGAACAGGTTGATGGGGGAATGCAGCGGGCTGTCTGCCGGACCGCGTATCAAACCCTCGAAGCCCAGGAACTCGCCGCTCTTGAGATCGATGATGGGTTGAAACAGGGCGCTCAAGCGCCGCTGTTCGAGGATTTCACGGAGTGGCGACATGGCTTGTTCCTTGGGGCGCGGCATGAACTGGCTTGCCAAAAACTGCGCGCGAGCAGTGGTGCGGTACTTTTCGACAGGTAGAATGCTGAGCATGGAGTCCTCCTGCTTGCCTATTTAGGGTGCGGACGATACCGCCGGGTTGTTACATAAATATGACGGGAAAATGATGGAAATACTTGGTTTGCGGCACCGTGCGTCCGGCGTCAACTCCTGTTTTTCTGGTGCAGGGTTGCCGTTTGCGGACTATGTGCGCGATACGCAAGCCATGCTGCGGCAGCACCATGACGGCAAAAATGACCAGGAAGCTATCGTTGCAGGCAACACGCCATTTGAATTGTTGCCGGCAGGCGACTTCGAAAAAGGACGGGACAAGCCCTATCGGCGCGGCGTGCTGCTCACTCACGGATTAAGCGACTCTCCCTACCACATGCGCCATCTGGGCGCATTCTTCCAGCGCAACGGCTTTCGCGTGATGGCCGTGCTGCTGCCCGGGCACGGAACCCGGCCCGGTGATTTGCTTGAGGTGGATTGGCGGGAATGGGTGAGGACGGTGGCTTACGGCGCGGATTGCCTGGCTGCCGAGGTGGATGAACTCTATCTGGCGGGATTCTCGGCCGGTGCCGCATTAAGCCTGTTTCATGCGGGGCACGATAACCGGGTGCGAGGCCTGTTCCTGTTTTCGCCCGCGTTCGAGATCACTCCGCTGGCGAAGTGGGCGAATCTGCACAAGCTTTACAGCTGGCTGCGGCCGAAGGCGGCCTGGGTGGGTAACATGCAGGATCGCGATCTCTACAAATATGAATCGTTCTGCAAGAACGCGGCGGCGCAAATGTACAAACTGACGCAAGCCTTGCCGAAAAGCGGCGTGGACATCCCTGTATTCGCCGTTGCCAGCGCAGACGATGCCACCGTGAATTCGGCGGCGACGCTGCGTTTCATTCAGCAAGCGCGACATGTTTGCAGCAAGCTGGTGTGGTACTCGACAGCGAAGATCGAGCAGGAAAATATCGAGTGGGTGGATAGCGCAGTGCCTGAAAAACGTATTCTGGGCAGTGCGCACACCGCGATCGTCATGTCACCCGAAGATGCGTATTACGGCGCAAATGGCGAATATGCGAACTGCCTGCATTATTATGACAACGACAGCGAACGTTACAAGGCCTGCATGTCGCAGCCCCGGGAAGTCTGGTGGGGCGAAGTGAGCGAACAGAATCTTGAACACGGGCTGTTGCGACGATTGATGTACAACCCGCACTATGCGGCGATGGAAACGTCAATGCTGAAATTCATTCAAGGATTGCCATGAGTCAAACCTTGATCTACGCCCATCGCGGTGCAAACAAGGAAGCTGCAGAAAACACACGCAGCGCTTTCGATAAATCGCTGCGTCATGCCATCGACGGCATGGAGACTGATATTCAGCTCAGTCGCGATGAGGTTTGCGTGTTGTGGCACGACGACGATTTCGCCAAGCTGGGGCAGCGGCATAAACGCATCGACGACTACGATTACGCGCAGTTGAAGGAAATGAACTTTGCGGCGCATTTTTCCGGCGCAGCCAAAGAAGGTGCGTTGCGTTTGCAGGATTTTGTGTCCGCCTATCGCGCCCGATGCCGGCTTCTGCTGGAAATTAAAAATTATCCCGGCGAGCCTGAAGCGCGGCAGCAGATCAAAGTCCGGCAGACTCTGGACACGGCCGGCGAGGCGAATGGAGAGCGTATTCTGGTTTCGTCGTTTGATCTCAACAGTCTCATTTACGCGCACCAAATCGTGCCGCAATTTCCGCTCGTGCTCAATCTGGAGCGAGAGCATCAGGCCGATTTCGCACAGCAAACGCTGCGCGAGC is a window of Sideroxydans sp. CL21 DNA encoding:
- a CDS encoding porin, whose protein sequence is MQKKLIALAVAAAFSAPAFADVTMYGNVDAAVAHASADGQKSDTIAVSGGLSASRLGVKGAEDLSNGMKAVVVLEYGLDPQTNSTVGTGGVGNSSVVARQQMLALAGDFGTVATGYLQTTAYDWAVKFDPTADSLVSPLQNVTAGSTFLIGSATGAARAQRALAYISPNMGGVTVAVNYSTALAGVGNLTALSTTAVDPKTSAFLLSANYDNGPLSVGAVYTGATAGTTYLPALATETSTLSATDIALGASYDFTVVKLFATYQTSKTGTNNVVVTSGTNKAMSVSAVAPVGPGAIALSYAKNTIDASSTLSSLSKVGTGTDMGASGVTLAWLQGLSKTTTFYAAYTKTSQGTNTRSYSVINDALAGTSMTAGGSSSMLAVGLNKKF
- the coq7 gene encoding 2-polyprenyl-3-methyl-6-methoxy-1,4-benzoquinone monooxygenase; the encoded protein is MLNLDNLIIEFDKGLRTLFAKAPTARPYPDADIADSSLSDSEKKHAAALMRINHTGEICAQALYQGQALTARDPGVQEKLEHAAWEETEHLAWTSHRVHELGGRLSLLNPFWYTSSLALGALAGALGDKWNLGFLAETERQVGAHLQSHLDSLPKQDAKSRAVAQQMYTDEVGHADMAVELGAAELPLPVKLAMRGMSKVMTKTVYWV
- a CDS encoding OsmC family protein; the encoded protein is MRARIKWVEEVSFIGETESGHSVVMDGPPAGGGRNLGPRPMEMLLIGTGACTAYDVVTILKKGRQQISDCVVDIQSDRAETDPKVFTKIHLHFVVTGKDLKREQVERAIKLSADKYCSASIMLGKTAKVTHDFEIVEG
- a CDS encoding YdcF family protein, which encodes MSWFFTNLIGTFLLPPLNLLLIAALGLWLWHSRPLIARILMTTAFGLLWLLSTPYFAETLLHGLEGKPFVNDTRRPQADAIVVLGGGTYFHAPEYGGDTTNKDTLERLRYAAKLYRETLKPILVTGGAPLGNSTSEAEQMKQVLEHEFNVPVQWSEGASDNTLENARLCRQVLQRVGITRIYLVTHASHMPRAVQAFQAAGFQVVPAPTGYTTRYRTDLLAFVPNAYALRDSRIFLHELIGMLWYQLKS
- a CDS encoding zinc dependent phospholipase C family protein; this translates as MKILLKYWRWLIPLLLWSADANAWGLYTHVYFAQMLLWAVPLTDPRYRRAIKSFPKLVLAGACLPDLALLSEHSWGEPFSTTHQWQRARKLLDDAKSDEEYALSLGFVSHLLVDVIAHNHFVPAHEKMWGNIPMLTHAACEWAMDMHIRAQLFAEPSELMHAHRAELAQYVAQHFSCSHNLAKRGVNILAGAESLLRTSRLSHLCYHGASLLDSGMQRRFNYYLSETGARLTHIDRILLGEEPIWDANPHADDPILRQRIELVTPQQLRHRIPLPQDVFSKV
- a CDS encoding methyl-accepting chemotaxis protein — its product is MMRLSALLKSLTLQQQLRLMMGISLLGMLTVIVFVMINLNQLRQEFRIYQSMQTMDKSLIEVKATALAISRSDPIPAETSAQLEQADAHMRELLKRVSDSSDLPALHDSLKKMSAQWGAYAQGFKGAIKIAATSPADALQIPDSLYGMYLSPMVQELDKLVDANKDIELASEHRIDSVMSRVLWIVLLPMMALGIITVVTETLFGRNLRKRLEHIVDEINHLHNGDLSRRLTSHNNDEISHLSGTINTFIARFETILHEVHVSANQTHKTAHGVSQMAHSVTANAKEQSAKVFQVSGAIEGMGNTIKTIAANAAQASAAARQTLALVQSGSETGQSTILALSQIDQTVGSSVKTMNELNIAIQRIGSVSSMIKEIAEQTNLLALNAAIEAARAGEQGRGFAVVASEVRKLAERTTSATADITKIVQLIESETDEATRAMALAKQEVAQGVRHGEGMGQLLRQIESSVLIVTDMMRQIASSTEDQSAAGEDIWLNINSVATISANTATDIEQAGNEMQTLANSSRALFEAIGQFKLARNAA
- a CDS encoding phosphatase PAP2 family protein — protein: MSNLNFPLQQIKTWDMELCAFCNRRSRNFTVRNLFRLFSRLGDGMFWYVLMIVLLLQYQSAAIPAVFHMIVVGLIGTACYKFIKGKTLRPRPFNVYPAIVCAGKTLDQFSFPSGHTMHAVAFSIVAIAYFPALIWLVLPFSVMVGLSRPILGLHYPSDVLAGAALGGMIAGLSFLI
- a CDS encoding glycosyltransferase family 1 protein, with the protein product MNTPDQNLNTPVPLNIALVTETYLPEVNGVAITIGRMVQGLRKRQHLIHMIRPRQFKQDVAANEDGYTETLVTGMPIPGYPELKSGLPAKGLLMRLWKLQRPDIVHIATEGPLGWSALSAARKLNIPVSTDFHTNFHSYSQHYGVGLLKKPIAAYLRHFHNKAACTLVPTVSLQQQLEFEGYKNVFVVSRGVDAQLFHPAKRSAELRASWNADESTPVVMLVSRIAPEKNLHVVIQAFEQMRKVNPLARLVMVGDGPARADLEKQHPHVIFAGMLTGEPLAQHYASGDIFLYPSLTETYGNVTVEAMASGLATVAYDYAAARQHMRHDENGLLVPFADTDAFVKLSTGLISDMERVQRLRIAARQTVEALTWEHIMSEMEAVLLDTVRKQGVQNVQPELSAATD